Within the Candidatus Culexarchaeum yellowstonense genome, the region TAATGTTGTTTGAACTCTTCTCCATGCTACCAGTAGTGGGAATGCTTCATCCCCATATATGTGTTGGAGTAGTTCTTCACCTCTATGTGCAAGTCCTTCTGATATTGGTGTTGCTATTCCACTGCTTATCTTGAATGTTTTTGGTATGTTGGCTAACCCTACTTTAATTGAGTGTATGTTGTGTCCATAGTATGCTTCATGTATTGCCATCATCATTAACCATCCTCTTGAGAATGCTTTGTAATTGTATTGGTTTAATGCGACATGACTTTCCAATCCCCCCTCTAGGGGGTCTGGTCCTCCTGAATGTCCCATTGGATACACATCTTTCTCAAACTCCTTTAAGCCAATTACTTTACATGTCACTTCATCTGGGAATTCTATGTACTCCTTTGCGTTTTTCTTAGCAATCTCCAAGAATTCTTCCATTGCTTTAAACATTTCTTCAGGGGTGTTGTATGGTACGTGTATCCTCTCCCTTAAAACTTGTAATGGTTCTTTGTTTGGATCTATCTTTCTTGCCAATTCTTTGAATTTCCATTTAGCCTTTTCCAATTCCTCAATATACCATCCCATAACCCATTTTATGGGTATACCATAGTGTTTCATCATCAATTCTTCGTATGGTATGTCTTCAATTAATTCTCTATTAGTTCCAATTATCCCCCTAATTTTTGGTATATATTCTTCGATTGTATTCCCTATGTTTTTAAGTTCATTCACGATTTCCTCTTTCCATTTCTTTTCCTCCTCCATTTTAACTTTCATTTCTTCAAGTATCTTGGAGTATTTTTCTAGATCTCTCTTTAACCCTTCTAGGCATTTTAATGCTCTTTTAACTCTATCGTCATCCACTTTCAAGCATATTTCATGTACTGCTGGTAGTAGTTTAGCAACCTTTGTTGATATATTCTTTATCTCTTCACTCTTCTCCTTCAAACCCTTCTTTTCATCTTCAATCACCTTGAATATTCTGAATCCTATTCCACGAAGGTATCTGCTTGGTTGCCTCATACCCTCCTTTATTCCCACTTCCCAGCAATCCATTAATTCTATTATGTGATTTACCCATACACTGTTTTCCACATCCTCCTCCTTTACGTTTGCTCGGAGTTTATATGCTTCCTCCCTTATGCTCTTTATTTCGTTCAATAATGCATTTATTTCTTCCATTGATGGTACTAGTATTTCTTTCATTTTTTCCATGTATATTTTCAATACTCTTTCATCTAACTCCATTAATTTTGCTTTTAAATCATTTTTATTCATTTTTCATCGTTACGCTTATATATTAAAAGATGATTTAAAATTTTTGGGAGAGACTCTTGTTAATTCAAGGAAGAATCTCCCAATTCATTATATTCTTAGTGCTTTGCTTCTTTATGCTTTCAACGTTGTGGCTGGCGAAGAGGAAGCCTATCTTCAGGTTGCGTAAGATAGCTCCCCTTGATGCCATTGAAGAGGTTGTGGGTAGATGTGCTGAGATGGGTAGACCTTTGCTTATGGTTCCA harbors:
- a CDS encoding DUF885 domain-containing protein; the protein is MNKNDLKAKLMELDERVLKIYMEKMKEILVPSMEEINALLNEIKSIREEAYKLRANVKEEDVENSVWVNHIIELMDCWEVGIKEGMRQPSRYLRGIGFRIFKVIEDEKKGLKEKSEEIKNISTKVAKLLPAVHEICLKVDDDRVKRALKCLEGLKRDLEKYSKILEEMKVKMEEEKKWKEEIVNELKNIGNTIEEYIPKIRGIIGTNRELIEDIPYEELMMKHYGIPIKWVMGWYIEELEKAKWKFKELARKIDPNKEPLQVLRERIHVPYNTPEEMFKAMEEFLEIAKKNAKEYIEFPDEVTCKVIGLKEFEKDVYPMGHSGGPDPLEGGLESHVALNQYNYKAFSRGWLMMMAIHEAYYGHNIHSIKVGLANIPKTFKISSGIATPISEGLAHRGEELLQHIYGDEAFPLLVAWRRVQTTLRIYIDIGLFHTKTLTPEDAVKLYMDVMGFDEQTSRGLVEWHLENRGYNVCYFTGYKMIEELRKHTNISEKEFSNTLFSAGFISINNVKRLLKIKEKMPWE